A genome region from Paradevosia shaoguanensis includes the following:
- a CDS encoding TrbI/VirB10 family protein: protein MRLRAEPPRVTRLSRKMLAGAGAVALLGIGGALIYALQTRDMSGNGEELYSTENRATADGLAGLPKDYTGPVLGPALPGDLGGPILDAQNRGQPVTPPAMATPARDPAEERRLAEKEAARLSTVFFQSGPRVATTPGSNMPGLAGLDLGGQPATQDRHTAFLNGPVERQTVAMDRIMAPASPYILQAGAVIPAAMITGIRSDLPGQITAQVTENVYDSPTGSLLLIPQGTRIIGQYDAGVQFGQRRVLLVWNRLILPNGRSIVLERQPGADASGYAGLEDGVDYHWWDLMKAAGLSTLLGIGTELATDDEDRLIRAIRDGAQDTINQAGQQIVQRQLQVAPTLTIRPGYPVRVIVTRDLVLEPYRN from the coding sequence ATGCGTCTGCGTGCCGAGCCGCCGCGCGTCACGCGCCTGTCGCGCAAGATGCTGGCCGGTGCCGGGGCTGTTGCGCTCCTCGGCATCGGCGGGGCGCTGATCTATGCGCTCCAGACGCGCGACATGAGCGGAAACGGTGAAGAACTCTATTCGACCGAGAATCGCGCCACGGCAGATGGACTGGCGGGTCTGCCGAAGGATTATACCGGGCCGGTCCTGGGGCCGGCATTGCCGGGCGATCTCGGTGGCCCGATCCTGGATGCCCAGAACCGGGGGCAGCCGGTCACGCCGCCCGCCATGGCGACGCCTGCCCGCGATCCTGCCGAAGAGCGCCGGCTTGCCGAAAAAGAAGCTGCGCGTCTCAGTACAGTGTTCTTCCAGTCCGGGCCAAGAGTGGCGACGACGCCTGGCTCCAATATGCCGGGCCTTGCTGGCCTTGACCTTGGTGGCCAGCCCGCAACACAGGACCGTCACACGGCATTTCTGAATGGGCCGGTGGAACGGCAGACCGTTGCCATGGATCGGATCATGGCGCCAGCCTCGCCCTACATCCTTCAGGCAGGGGCCGTAATCCCGGCGGCGATGATTACCGGCATCCGCTCGGACCTTCCCGGCCAGATCACCGCGCAGGTGACGGAAAATGTCTATGACAGTCCGACCGGCAGCCTGCTCCTGATCCCGCAGGGAACGCGCATCATCGGTCAGTATGACGCCGGTGTGCAGTTCGGTCAGCGCCGCGTGCTGCTGGTCTGGAACCGCCTGATTCTGCCCAACGGCCGCTCCATCGTGCTGGAGCGCCAGCCCGGTGCGGACGCTTCCGGTTATGCCGGGCTGGAAGATGGCGTTGACTACCACTGGTGGGATCTGATGAAGGCGGCGGGGTTGTCCACGTTGCTCGGCATCGGCACGGAACTGGCGACCGACGACGAGGATCGTCTGATCCGCGCCATCCGCGACGGAGCGCAGGATACCATCAATCAGGCCGGGCAACAGATCGTCCAGCGCCAGTTGCAGGTCGCGCCGACCCTGACGATCCGGCCGGGCTACCCGGTCAGGGTCATCGTTACCCGCGATCTCGTACTCGAACCTTACAGGAACTGA
- a CDS encoding TetR/AcrR family transcriptional regulator, which translates to MARPRKEQELDIARRAIDETIRLLSERGDLDVPLTAVAHAIGCTAPALYGHFRNKSALLRAVRDEGFNQLYREKLAVFQQMRGNPFGYLRDGSYAYVRFALENPTLYRLMFTPPPRLGVSDDPWSGEAGRQILNLLLTGLRCSQDQGFLPGMDLSRYSFMFWSTVHGAVSLTLQNREMDQPAKWDATREAVDTLMEIIAATRNGTRGAS; encoded by the coding sequence ATGGCCCGTCCTCGGAAAGAGCAAGAACTTGATATTGCTCGTCGTGCGATCGACGAAACGATCCGGCTGCTGTCAGAACGTGGCGACCTCGACGTCCCGCTGACTGCGGTCGCGCATGCCATCGGATGCACAGCGCCAGCGCTTTACGGCCATTTCCGCAACAAGAGCGCCTTGCTGCGCGCCGTTCGGGACGAAGGTTTCAACCAGCTTTACAGAGAAAAGCTGGCCGTCTTCCAACAGATGCGTGGCAATCCATTCGGCTATTTGCGTGACGGCAGCTATGCCTATGTCCGCTTTGCGTTGGAAAACCCCACGCTGTACCGGCTGATGTTCACACCGCCGCCACGGCTCGGAGTCAGCGATGATCCATGGTCGGGCGAAGCTGGAAGACAGATACTAAATCTATTGCTGACGGGACTTCGCTGCTCTCAGGACCAAGGCTTTTTGCCCGGCATGGATCTGAGCCGTTACAGCTTTATGTTCTGGTCAACGGTACATGGTGCGGTAAGCCTCACCCTTCAGAACCGGGAAATGGATCAGCCCGCCAAATGGGACGCGACACGAGAGGCCGTCGATACGTTGATGGAAATCATCGCCGCGACGCGCAATGGCACGCGCGGCGCCTCATGA
- the trbG gene encoding P-type conjugative transfer protein TrbG, protein MTIAFSRNSALSVFRKPAFAALLLSATMLAGCATNKTPQFSYDADVPALPVVPTAVTDDRPRPLHTPPAWTVARGGTAAGTPAGRVENANAAARVEPRREAYYNAIQIYPWSEGALYQVYAAPGQITNIALEPGESLTGAGPIAAGDTARWIIGDTESGSGTSRRVHILVKPSRSDISTNLVVTTDRRTYMIELRAREALYMPSVSWSYPALPAGQRQTVPAAPIIPIEAARNYRYGLTGDTPPWRPISVFDDGRRVYVVFPRGIVQGEMPPIFVIGSEGETQIVNSRVHQNILIVDRLFGAAELRLGSSKQQQTVRIVRIEQRQAAQPAKTGEQPS, encoded by the coding sequence ATGACCATCGCGTTTTCCCGCAATTCCGCCTTGTCGGTTTTCCGTAAACCCGCCTTTGCGGCTTTGTTGCTTTCGGCCACCATGCTGGCAGGCTGCGCCACCAACAAGACGCCGCAGTTCAGCTATGATGCCGATGTGCCAGCGTTGCCCGTCGTGCCGACCGCTGTCACCGATGACCGGCCTCGGCCGCTTCACACGCCGCCGGCCTGGACGGTCGCACGCGGCGGAACTGCTGCCGGAACACCGGCAGGCCGCGTCGAGAACGCCAATGCCGCCGCCCGCGTCGAGCCGCGCCGCGAGGCTTACTATAACGCCATTCAGATCTATCCCTGGTCGGAAGGCGCGCTCTATCAGGTCTATGCTGCACCTGGGCAGATCACCAATATCGCGCTGGAGCCGGGCGAAAGCCTGACCGGCGCGGGACCGATCGCGGCGGGAGACACCGCTCGCTGGATCATTGGCGATACCGAGAGCGGGAGCGGTACGTCGCGCCGGGTCCATATTCTCGTCAAACCATCCCGATCCGACATCTCAACCAATCTCGTGGTGACGACCGATCGGCGCACCTACATGATCGAGTTGCGCGCCCGCGAGGCGCTCTATATGCCGTCCGTGTCCTGGTCATATCCTGCGCTGCCTGCCGGTCAGCGCCAGACCGTTCCCGCAGCACCCATCATACCGATCGAGGCGGCACGCAACTATCGTTACGGCCTGACCGGAGATACGCCGCCATGGCGGCCGATTTCCGTCTTCGATGATGGCCGCCGTGTCTATGTCGTTTTCCCGCGCGGCATCGTGCAGGGAGAGATGCCACCGATTTTCGTCATCGGTTCCGAGGGCGAGACCCAGATCGTCAATTCCCGCGTTCACCAGAACATCTTGATCGTTGATCGGCTGTTCGGAGCGGCTGAGCTGCGTCTTGGTAGCAGCAAGCAGCAGCAGACGGTCAGGATCGTTCGCATCGAGCAAAGGCAAGCTGCCCAGCCCGCCAAAACCGGGGAGCAACCGTCATGA
- a CDS encoding LysR family transcriptional regulator — MALIGNNQTSPDDSLTKVVEGKPGTSAVRLNQLRYFVAAVDYGSFRKAAAALSVQESSISRRIRDLEDELGASLFMRYAGGVRLTVAGREFLRNARHALRQIDIGVTKVAAVGRAEQGLITVGIFSSLASGFLFDLLRAFGTRHPNVQVDLIDGNPPEHVAAVRKLCLDVAFITGTAAWDGCEAEHLWCEKVFVVLPDDHPLAGKPELGWVDLTSERFIVSDVAPGEEIHDYLVAHLAGLGCHLDIQSQQVGRDNILSLVALGRGLTLTSEATTVAQFPGITYRELADEVLPFSMVWSAQNDNPASRRLLSLARSMAGPAGRK; from the coding sequence ATGGCTTTGATCGGGAACAATCAGACCTCGCCTGATGATAGCCTCACAAAGGTCGTCGAGGGGAAACCCGGCACATCTGCGGTCCGACTGAACCAGTTGCGATATTTTGTTGCCGCCGTCGATTATGGGAGTTTTCGCAAGGCTGCTGCCGCGCTTTCGGTGCAGGAATCCTCCATCAGCCGACGAATCCGTGATCTCGAAGATGAACTCGGGGCGTCGCTTTTTATGCGGTATGCTGGCGGGGTGCGGTTGACCGTCGCCGGGCGGGAATTCCTGCGCAACGCCCGCCATGCTCTTCGTCAGATCGACATTGGGGTGACCAAGGTGGCAGCGGTTGGCCGGGCGGAGCAAGGGCTGATCACGGTAGGGATATTCTCGTCCCTTGCGTCAGGATTTCTGTTCGATCTGTTGCGTGCCTTCGGTACGCGCCACCCGAACGTGCAGGTCGACCTTATTGATGGCAATCCGCCCGAGCACGTCGCGGCTGTCCGGAAACTTTGTCTGGACGTCGCATTCATCACGGGAACCGCGGCATGGGATGGCTGTGAGGCGGAGCATTTATGGTGCGAGAAGGTTTTCGTGGTGCTGCCCGATGATCACCCTTTGGCGGGCAAGCCCGAACTTGGATGGGTCGATTTGACTTCCGAGCGGTTCATCGTGAGCGACGTTGCGCCGGGTGAGGAGATCCACGACTATTTGGTCGCTCACCTTGCCGGTCTCGGCTGCCACCTCGATATTCAGTCTCAGCAGGTCGGCCGCGACAACATCCTATCGCTGGTCGCTCTCGGTCGCGGCCTTACTCTGACGAGCGAAGCGACGACCGTCGCCCAGTTTCCCGGGATTACCTACCGGGAACTCGCGGATGAGGTGCTGCCGTTCAGCATGGTTTGGTCCGCCCAGAACGACAATCCGGCATCTCGGCGGTTGTTGAGCTTGGCCCGGTCGATGGCGGGACCGGCCGGGAGAAAGTAG
- a CDS encoding DUF2274 domain-containing protein — MTKLKLGPLIEDKPVKVTVELPGPLHRDLAAYAEVLARETGQPAADPVRLIVPMLERFIATDRGFASARRSRS, encoded by the coding sequence ATGACGAAGCTGAAACTCGGCCCCCTCATCGAAGACAAGCCCGTGAAGGTGACGGTGGAACTGCCGGGGCCGCTGCACCGCGATCTTGCCGCCTATGCCGAAGTGCTGGCTCGCGAAACCGGCCAGCCCGCTGCCGATCCTGTCAGGCTGATTGTGCCGATGCTGGAGCGGTTCATTGCGACAGATCGGGGCTTTGCCAGCGCCCGAAGATCTCGCTCATGA